In Rhodospirillaceae bacterium, a single genomic region encodes these proteins:
- the rnd gene encoding ribonuclease D: MTLLTDPAQVAALCARLAAEDFVTVDTEFIREKTYWPVLCLIQLAGDDEAAAVDPLAPGMDLTPVWDLMQNPDVVKVFHAARQDIEIFVHLTGRTPAPVYDTQIAAMVCGFGDQVGYEQLVRKLAKAQIDKGARFADWAARPLTGKLLSYALSDVTHLRTAYRKLRERIRSAGREDWIAGDMAALEDAATYITEPEDAWKRVKSRSLKPRYLGVLKQVAAWRESFAQQKNIPRNRVFRDETLIDIAANAPRTVAALMRTRGVSKGLAEGPAGQAILKAVERGRNGPAPEPQPAAIREELPAGAAPVIEFLKVLLKERCEKGRVAQKLVASAADLERIAVDDEADVPALSGWRRTLFGEDALALKHGRLALAVRNGGIETIRLDES; the protein is encoded by the coding sequence ATGACCCTCCTCACCGATCCGGCGCAGGTCGCCGCGCTGTGCGCCCGCCTGGCGGCCGAAGACTTCGTCACCGTCGATACCGAGTTCATCCGCGAAAAGACCTATTGGCCCGTCCTGTGCCTGATCCAGCTGGCCGGCGACGACGAGGCGGCGGCCGTCGACCCCCTGGCGCCGGGCATGGACCTTACGCCGGTCTGGGACCTGATGCAGAATCCCGATGTCGTGAAAGTCTTCCACGCCGCCCGGCAGGATATCGAGATTTTCGTGCATCTGACCGGCAGGACGCCCGCGCCGGTCTACGATACTCAGATCGCCGCCATGGTGTGCGGCTTCGGCGACCAGGTCGGCTACGAACAGCTGGTGCGCAAGCTGGCGAAGGCGCAGATCGACAAGGGCGCCCGCTTCGCCGACTGGGCCGCCCGGCCGCTGACCGGGAAGCTGCTCTCCTATGCGCTTTCAGACGTAACACATCTGCGTACGGCCTACCGGAAATTGCGGGAGCGCATCCGCTCGGCAGGGCGCGAAGACTGGATCGCCGGGGACATGGCGGCGCTCGAAGACGCCGCCACCTACATTACAGAGCCGGAAGATGCCTGGAAGCGGGTCAAGTCACGCTCCCTCAAGCCCCGGTATCTCGGCGTCCTGAAACAGGTCGCGGCGTGGCGCGAGAGTTTCGCGCAGCAGAAGAATATCCCGCGCAACCGGGTGTTCCGCGACGAAACCCTGATCGACATCGCCGCCAACGCGCCGCGGACCGTGGCGGCGCTCATGCGCACGCGCGGCGTCTCGAAAGGGCTGGCGGAAGGCCCGGCCGGCCAGGCGATCCTCAAGGCGGTCGAGCGCGGCCGCAACGGGCCGGCGCCCGAACCGCAGCCCGCCGCGATCCGGGAAGAGCTGCCGGCCGGCGCCGCGCCGGTCATCGAATTTCTCAAGGTGCTGCTGAAAGAGCGCTGCGAGAAAGGCCGCGTCGCCCAGAAACTCGTCGCGTCGGCCGCCGACCTGGAGCGGATCGCGGTGGACGACGAGGCGGACGTCCCGGCGCTTTCCGGCTGGCGCCGCACCCTGTTCGGCGAGGATGCCCTCGCCCTGAAACACGGCCGGCTCGCCCTGGCGGTCCGCAATGGCGGCATCGAGACCATCCGGCTGGACGAGAGTTAG
- a CDS encoding type II toxin-antitoxin system HicB family antitoxin: MAANSLLQAFPVQLDEQESGGFLASFPDVPEALTEGATMQDALAEAEDCLIAALGGYVEARRKIPVPSPAKGRPLVSLPALVAAKVALYCAMREQGVGNAALARKLDTVEGSIRRLLDLDHRSHIGQVEAALHALGQRLVVAAQAA, encoded by the coding sequence ATGGCGGCGAATTCCTTGCTACAGGCGTTTCCCGTCCAACTGGACGAGCAGGAATCGGGCGGATTCCTGGCTTCTTTCCCCGACGTTCCGGAGGCTTTGACTGAAGGCGCGACGATGCAGGACGCGTTGGCCGAAGCGGAGGACTGTCTCATCGCGGCGCTCGGCGGATATGTCGAAGCGCGGCGCAAAATTCCCGTTCCGTCGCCAGCCAAGGGTCGTCCCCTGGTTTCCCTGCCGGCCTTGGTTGCGGCCAAGGTCGCTCTCTATTGCGCGATGCGGGAGCAGGGTGTCGGCAATGCCGCCCTGGCGAGGAAACTCGATACCGTGGAAGGGTCGATTCGTCGTCTGCTCGACCTCGATCACCGATCGCATATCGGCCAGGTCGAGGCGGCGCTTCACGCGCTCGGGCAGCGGCTCGTGGTGGCGGCACAAGCGGCATAG
- a CDS encoding DsbA family oxidoreductase, whose amino-acid sequence MSRKITVDIVSDTVCPWCYVGKRRFEEALARRPPDLDVYVGWRPFQLNPDMPAEGMDRKAYLAAKFGGDERAEHIYSAIREAGASTGLDFDFAAMPRQPNTLDSHRLIDRAGRAAEDSGGRPGLQDAVVERLFRACFMEGRDIGDRETLVALAADAGMDADETRAYLDSDEDVERIRQEDRMARQMGIQGVPCFIIDRQYAVSGAQEPAVFLKAFEQVLEAEKAAAGSPEPAPA is encoded by the coding sequence ATGAGCCGGAAAATCACCGTCGATATCGTCTCCGACACGGTCTGCCCGTGGTGCTATGTCGGCAAGCGGCGCTTCGAGGAGGCGCTCGCCCGCAGGCCGCCGGACCTCGACGTGTATGTCGGCTGGCGGCCGTTCCAGCTCAATCCCGACATGCCGGCCGAAGGCATGGACCGGAAGGCCTATCTGGCCGCCAAGTTCGGCGGCGACGAGCGGGCCGAGCACATCTATTCCGCGATCCGCGAGGCTGGGGCATCGACCGGCCTCGACTTCGATTTCGCCGCCATGCCGCGCCAGCCCAACACCCTCGATTCGCACCGGCTGATCGACCGGGCCGGCCGCGCGGCAGAGGACTCCGGGGGCCGGCCCGGCTTGCAGGATGCGGTGGTGGAGCGGCTGTTCCGCGCCTGTTTCATGGAAGGCCGGGACATCGGCGACCGCGAAACCCTGGTCGCACTCGCCGCCGATGCCGGGATGGATGCGGACGAGACCCGCGCCTATCTGGACAGCGACGAGGATGTCGAGCGCATCCGGCAGGAAGACCGGATGGCCCGGCAGATGGGCATCCAGGGCGTGCCCTGCTTCATCATCGACCGGCAATACGCCGTTTCGGGCGCCCAGGAGCCCGCGGTTTTCCTCAAGGCCTTCGAGCAGGTGCTGGAGGCGGAGAAAGCGGCGGCGGGCAGCCCGGAGCCGGCGCCGGCCTGA
- a CDS encoding FMN-binding negative transcriptional regulator: MHPNSAFRQASRDANLAFARARSFGTLAVDAGDAAGPLLSHIPFLLAADGGAVHAHLVRSNPIARCLMKGERPAVLAVSGPDGYVSPDWYEAGNDLVPTWNYVAVHLRGRLRLRPEETLRPHLEALAAQFEHRLLPKPPWRTSKVPDRHLQAMMRAILPIELIVDSVDGTWKLNQNRTDEARLNAARHLETGGIGVETARLAGMMRKPPEPA, encoded by the coding sequence ATGCACCCAAATTCGGCATTTCGACAGGCTTCCCGCGACGCGAATCTGGCATTCGCAAGAGCGCGGTCGTTCGGCACGCTGGCCGTGGACGCAGGCGACGCTGCCGGGCCCTTGCTCAGCCATATACCCTTCCTGCTGGCCGCGGACGGTGGGGCCGTCCATGCCCATCTCGTGCGGTCGAACCCGATCGCACGCTGCCTGATGAAGGGAGAACGGCCGGCCGTCCTGGCGGTCAGCGGCCCCGATGGCTACGTTTCGCCCGACTGGTACGAAGCCGGCAACGACCTGGTCCCGACCTGGAACTATGTGGCCGTCCATCTGCGGGGCCGGCTGCGGCTTCGTCCGGAGGAGACCCTGCGCCCCCATCTGGAAGCGCTCGCGGCGCAATTCGAGCATCGGCTCCTGCCCAAGCCGCCTTGGCGGACATCGAAGGTGCCCGACCGGCACCTGCAGGCGATGATGCGCGCGATCCTGCCGATCGAACTGATCGTGGATTCTGTCGACGGAACCTGGAAGCTGAATCAGAACCGGACCGACGAAGCCCGGCTGAACGCGGCGCGCCATCTCGAAACGGGCGGCATCGGGGTGGAAACCGCCCGGCTCGCCGGGATGATGCGGAAGCCGCCGGAGCCGGCCTGA
- a CDS encoding sulfatase-like hydrolase/transferase, which translates to MIERPNFLFFMTDQQRADHLSCAGNPLLRTPHIDSIAARGTRFDRFYVASPICMPNRATILTGRMPSLHGVRMNGIPLGLDATCFTHLLKRAGYRTALMGKAHLQNFTGQEKAFATEWPEGLKAPPPDLSEADRDLRKGPAYDRELRADECDDPATDEAEGDFYGFDSFRLCTWHGDSVRGHYSRWLERRLPDSDSYRSRENPLPDPRYDAPQCRRTRIPEALYPSSYIADMTVDYLEKHAAEGARAPFFVQCSFPDPHHPFTPPGRYWDLYNPADIALPESFYHRPHDQTPALAAMHREFETGVADRRWVLPYAVNEAEAKQIVAVTYGMIALIDDCIGRVLAALEEFGLAANTVVVFTSDHGDWMGDHGIVQKGPLHYQSLIRVPFLWSDPAARDRPVSTDALCSSLDIARSILARAGLAPFNGMQGQDLAAVLAGGESEHDCLVIEQQTARPYMGLTSSVRVRTFQDRRWRMTLWEGQDFGELYDLDNDPGEIANLWDDAGHRAVRKDLMERMAWKLFELQDRSPLQTGEA; encoded by the coding sequence ATGATCGAGCGCCCGAACTTCCTGTTTTTCATGACCGACCAGCAGCGGGCGGATCATCTGTCCTGCGCCGGCAACCCCCTGTTGCGCACGCCGCACATCGATTCGATCGCGGCGCGCGGCACGCGGTTCGACCGGTTCTATGTCGCGTCGCCGATCTGCATGCCGAACCGGGCAACGATCCTGACCGGCCGGATGCCGAGCCTGCACGGCGTGCGGATGAACGGCATCCCGCTCGGCCTCGACGCGACCTGCTTCACCCACCTGCTGAAGCGCGCCGGCTACCGGACAGCGCTGATGGGCAAGGCCCATTTGCAGAACTTCACCGGCCAGGAGAAGGCCTTTGCCACCGAATGGCCGGAGGGACTCAAAGCGCCGCCGCCGGATCTCAGTGAAGCGGACCGGGACCTGCGCAAGGGGCCCGCCTACGACCGCGAACTGCGTGCCGACGAATGCGACGATCCCGCGACCGACGAAGCCGAAGGAGACTTCTACGGCTTCGACAGCTTCCGGCTCTGCACCTGGCACGGCGACAGCGTGCGCGGCCACTATTCGCGCTGGCTGGAGCGGCGCCTCCCGGATTCCGACAGCTATCGCAGCCGGGAAAACCCGCTGCCCGATCCGCGATACGACGCGCCCCAATGCCGCCGGACGCGCATTCCGGAGGCGCTGTACCCGTCCAGTTACATCGCGGACATGACCGTGGACTATCTGGAGAAGCACGCGGCCGAGGGCGCCCGGGCGCCCTTCTTTGTCCAATGCTCGTTTCCCGATCCGCACCATCCCTTTACGCCGCCGGGAAGGTATTGGGACCTGTACAATCCGGCCGACATAGCGCTGCCGGAGAGTTTCTACCACCGGCCCCACGACCAGACGCCGGCGCTGGCGGCCATGCACCGGGAGTTCGAGACCGGCGTCGCCGACCGGCGCTGGGTGCTGCCCTACGCGGTCAACGAAGCCGAAGCGAAGCAGATCGTCGCCGTCACCTACGGCATGATCGCGCTGATCGACGACTGTATCGGCCGCGTGCTGGCGGCGCTCGAAGAATTCGGGCTCGCGGCAAACACGGTCGTCGTCTTTACGAGCGACCATGGCGACTGGATGGGCGACCACGGCATCGTGCAGAAAGGGCCGCTGCACTATCAGAGCCTGATCCGTGTCCCGTTTCTCTGGTCCGATCCGGCCGCAAGGGACCGCCCGGTCTCGACCGATGCTCTGTGCAGCTCCCTGGACATTGCCCGGTCGATTCTGGCGCGGGCCGGCCTCGCACCGTTCAACGGCATGCAGGGCCAGGACCTCGCCGCCGTTCTGGCCGGCGGCGAATCGGAGCACGATTGCCTCGTCATCGAACAGCAAACGGCCCGGCCCTATATGGGCCTGACAAGCTCGGTCCGCGTCCGCACCTTCCAGGACCGGCGCTGGCGGATGACCCTGTGGGAAGGCCAGGACTTCGGCGAGTTGTACGATCTCGACAACGATCCCGGCGAGATCGCGAACCTGTGGGACGACGCCGGACACCGGGCCGTGCGCAAAGACCTCATGGAGCGCATGGCCTGGAAACTGTTCGAATTGCAGGATCGCTCGCCGCTCCAGACGGGCGAAGCCTGA